One Streptomyces sp. NBC_00554 DNA segment encodes these proteins:
- a CDS encoding TIM-barrel domain-containing protein, with protein sequence MNQPAENQPLQGAVSLAQSSPTVGTFRERDGALEWSGRTETVRVEPWGPDAVRVRARLGGPVIEGLPGALLDEPPATESTVKIESGEGRLTVGALTVLMSAEGLISFVRSDDGTELLAEERAHFWWPGSRLYTPTGNGHHRLEQRFAAYEGEKLYGLGQHQHGLFDQKGAVLDLVQRNAEVTIPVLTSSRGYTLLWNSPAIGRVELAGNGTRWVADSARQLDYWITAGNPADAQRRYSAVTGRTPMLPEWAAGFWQCKLRYRTQDELLGVAREYKRRGLPLSVIVCDFFHWTHLGDWKFDLTEWPDPAAMREELDALGVKLVVSVWPSVSPLSENHQLMEQRGYFIGTQYGPMAHADWPDKEVASTVQVAFYDATNPEARDFLWSRMKDNYLDPYGITAFWLDACEPELKPGFSENLRYYAGPGLEVGNLYPRENARTFYEGLLAAGETEIVSLNRSAWAGSQRYGAALWSGDIGTDFATLRRQIAAGLNTALSGIPWWNTDIGGFHGGDPDDPAFREVMVRWFQFGALSPLMRLHGFRDPGMPLGPDMTGGPNEVWSYGEEAGAILEKYLRLRERLKPYVLDVMREAHEEGLPVMRPLFLEFPDDQAAWSVDDAYLFGPDLLVAPVLTAGATARTAYLPAGARWTDAWTGETYDGGAAVTVDAPLDRIPLFLRDGARLPVAE encoded by the coding sequence GTGAATCAGCCTGCCGAGAACCAGCCCCTGCAGGGGGCGGTCAGCCTCGCCCAGTCCTCCCCGACCGTCGGCACGTTCCGCGAGCGGGACGGCGCGCTGGAGTGGAGCGGCCGCACCGAGACCGTACGCGTCGAGCCCTGGGGTCCGGACGCCGTCCGCGTCCGCGCGCGGCTCGGCGGACCGGTCATCGAGGGCCTCCCGGGCGCGTTGCTCGACGAGCCGCCGGCCACCGAGAGCACGGTCAAGATCGAGTCCGGAGAAGGGCGGTTGACGGTCGGCGCGCTGACCGTGCTCATGTCCGCCGAGGGACTCATCAGCTTCGTCCGCTCCGACGACGGCACGGAACTGCTGGCCGAGGAGCGCGCCCACTTCTGGTGGCCGGGTTCGCGCCTCTACACGCCGACCGGCAACGGTCACCATCGCCTGGAGCAGCGGTTCGCCGCGTACGAGGGCGAGAAGCTGTACGGGCTCGGGCAGCACCAGCACGGGCTGTTCGACCAGAAGGGCGCGGTCCTTGACCTGGTGCAGCGGAACGCCGAGGTGACCATCCCGGTGCTCACCTCCAGCCGCGGCTACACCCTCCTGTGGAACTCCCCCGCCATCGGCCGTGTCGAGCTGGCGGGCAACGGCACCCGCTGGGTGGCCGACTCGGCGCGCCAGCTCGACTACTGGATCACGGCGGGCAATCCGGCCGACGCCCAGCGCCGCTACAGCGCGGTGACCGGCCGTACGCCGATGCTGCCGGAGTGGGCGGCAGGATTCTGGCAGTGCAAGCTGCGCTACCGCACACAGGACGAACTCCTCGGCGTGGCAAGGGAGTACAAGCGCCGGGGCCTGCCCCTCTCGGTCATCGTCTGCGACTTCTTCCACTGGACCCACCTCGGTGACTGGAAGTTCGACCTCACCGAGTGGCCCGACCCGGCGGCGATGCGGGAGGAGCTCGACGCGCTGGGCGTCAAACTGGTCGTGTCCGTCTGGCCGTCGGTGTCACCGCTCTCCGAGAACCACCAGCTCATGGAGCAGCGCGGCTACTTCATCGGCACTCAGTACGGCCCGATGGCGCACGCCGACTGGCCCGACAAGGAGGTCGCCTCCACCGTCCAGGTCGCCTTCTACGACGCGACGAACCCGGAGGCGCGGGACTTCCTGTGGTCACGCATGAAGGACAACTACCTTGATCCGTACGGCATCACGGCCTTCTGGCTGGATGCCTGCGAGCCGGAGCTGAAGCCGGGCTTCTCGGAGAACCTGCGCTACTACGCGGGACCGGGCCTGGAGGTGGGCAACCTCTACCCCCGGGAGAACGCCCGCACCTTCTACGAGGGTCTGCTCGCCGCCGGTGAGACCGAGATCGTCTCCCTCAACCGCTCGGCGTGGGCGGGCAGTCAGCGCTACGGCGCCGCCCTGTGGTCCGGCGACATCGGCACGGACTTCGCGACCCTGCGCCGCCAGATCGCGGCCGGCCTCAACACGGCCCTGTCCGGCATCCCTTGGTGGAACACCGACATCGGCGGCTTCCACGGCGGCGACCCGGACGACCCGGCGTTCCGCGAGGTCATGGTCCGCTGGTTCCAGTTCGGCGCCCTGTCCCCGCTGATGCGCCTGCACGGCTTCCGCGACCCGGGCATGCCGCTGGGCCCGGACATGACCGGCGGCCCCAACGAGGTCTGGTCGTACGGCGAGGAGGCCGGCGCCATCCTGGAGAAGTACCTGCGCCTGCGCGAGCGCCTGAAGCCGTACGTCCTGGACGTCATGCGGGAGGCCCACGAGGAGGGGCTGCCGGTGATGCGCCCGCTGTTCCTGGAGTTCCCGGACGACCAGGCCGCCTGGTCGGTGGACGACGCGTACCTCTTCGGCCCCGACCTCCTGGTCGCGCCTGTGCTCACGGCGGGCGCGACGGCCCGTACGGCCTACCTCCCGGCGGGCGCGCGCTGGACGGACGCGTGGACCGGTGAGACGTACGACGGGGGCGCGGCCGTCACCGTCGACGCCCCACTGGACCGTATCCCGCTGTTCCTGCGGGACGGGGCGCGGCTGCCTGTCGCGGAGTGA
- a CDS encoding glycoside hydrolase N-terminal domain-containing protein yields the protein MTALPADREPGPVHGTWEPAPAARWEDAFLSGNGTHGAMVFGDPNDDRVIVNHHALVRPNGSADARPPALAGQLSDVQDRLLAGDVTAGEDFTDGRPLLWVQPFHPAFQVRLRRPAVQRRAYRRDADFTTGVVSADCGDRRSEVFVSRADDVVVQYVTAADLTVEVALDHRLPGAPGNLAVGHSSVLTPEGALLTLRARYPGSDLAYTGVTLAVVTGGRTRTALPGLRVEGARSLLLLTRVRRHTGELDALAEAHELRALLPDSGDDVDAYPHLLARHTALHRPAYLRTTLDLGADDTERALPGSELLRRPKSPALLERLFAAGRHHLFSAAGTLPPRLTGLWTGDWDTAWSGAFTTDANLNLQTASAAAAALPEVTEAHAALVHGQLADWRENARTIFGTRGVVAPAHTDGESGHIYHLSREYPLHVWTAGADWLLKPLVDHDETRGARDPRLADALAEVAYFYEDFLTRTDKHGHLVIVPSYSPENRPANASWVTLNSAMDLSAARHALRTAADYHPGPEAERWRALADRLPPHRVNAEGALAEWAWPGLDDTYDHRHLSHLYGVWPLDEINPYDTPELATAAHRALELRGAENDSAHGHLHHALVAARLRDADRVAGALGNVLAGDFFHVSLMSGHYPSRHVYNADAAHTLPAVLIEMLIQSTPERLVLFPALPTACPTGQLRGVRTRFGAEVDLTWSPGERTAVIRPARTLRIDLRTSSGARPLSLRAGEDCVLSLGPQ from the coding sequence ATGACCGCGCTTCCAGCGGACCGGGAGCCAGGGCCGGTTCACGGCACCTGGGAACCCGCGCCCGCCGCCCGCTGGGAGGACGCCTTCCTGAGCGGCAACGGCACACACGGCGCCATGGTGTTCGGTGATCCGAACGACGACCGGGTCATCGTCAACCATCACGCCCTGGTCCGCCCCAACGGCAGCGCGGACGCCCGCCCGCCCGCTCTCGCCGGCCAACTCTCCGACGTGCAGGACCGGTTGCTGGCCGGGGACGTCACCGCCGGGGAGGACTTCACCGACGGGCGGCCGCTGCTGTGGGTGCAGCCCTTCCACCCCGCCTTCCAGGTCCGGCTGCGCCGCCCGGCGGTCCAGCGGCGCGCGTACCGGCGCGACGCCGACTTCACCACCGGCGTCGTCAGCGCCGACTGCGGTGACCGGCGCAGCGAGGTCTTCGTCTCCCGCGCCGACGACGTCGTCGTCCAGTACGTGACCGCCGCCGACCTCACTGTCGAGGTGGCCCTCGATCACCGACTGCCCGGCGCGCCAGGCAACTTGGCGGTGGGGCACAGCTCGGTTCTCACCCCCGAGGGCGCGCTCCTCACGCTGCGCGCCCGCTACCCGGGCAGCGACCTGGCATACACGGGGGTCACCCTCGCCGTGGTCACCGGCGGTCGAACCCGGACCGCCCTCCCTGGTCTACGCGTCGAGGGCGCTCGCTCGTTGCTCCTGCTCACGCGCGTACGACGGCACACCGGGGAGCTGGACGCGCTCGCCGAGGCGCACGAGCTGCGCGCCCTGCTGCCCGACTCCGGCGACGACGTGGACGCGTACCCCCACCTCCTCGCCCGACACACCGCCCTCCACCGCCCTGCCTACCTCCGCACCACCCTCGACCTCGGCGCCGACGACACCGAACGCGCCCTCCCCGGCTCGGAGTTGCTCCGCCGCCCCAAGAGCCCAGCTCTCCTGGAACGCCTCTTCGCGGCCGGCCGCCACCACCTTTTCTCCGCCGCCGGAACGCTCCCGCCACGCCTGACCGGCCTGTGGACCGGCGACTGGGACACCGCCTGGTCCGGGGCGTTCACCACCGACGCCAACCTCAACCTGCAGACTGCCTCCGCCGCAGCGGCAGCGCTGCCGGAGGTGACCGAGGCCCACGCCGCCCTGGTGCACGGCCAGTTGGCCGACTGGCGCGAGAACGCCCGGACGATCTTCGGCACCCGCGGAGTCGTCGCCCCCGCACACACCGACGGCGAGTCCGGGCACATCTACCACCTCAGCCGCGAATACCCGCTGCATGTGTGGACCGCCGGCGCCGACTGGCTCCTGAAACCCCTCGTGGACCACGACGAGACCCGCGGCGCACGCGACCCGCGACTGGCCGACGCGCTCGCCGAAGTGGCGTACTTCTACGAGGACTTCCTCACCCGGACCGACAAGCACGGCCACCTCGTGATCGTCCCCTCGTACTCCCCGGAGAACCGCCCCGCCAACGCGAGCTGGGTCACCCTCAACTCCGCCATGGACCTCTCCGCGGCCCGCCACGCCCTGCGTACGGCCGCCGACTACCACCCGGGACCCGAGGCCGAACGCTGGCGCGCGCTCGCCGACCGGCTGCCGCCGCACCGCGTCAACGCCGAGGGCGCGCTCGCCGAATGGGCCTGGCCAGGGCTCGACGACACCTACGACCACCGGCATCTCAGCCACCTCTACGGCGTCTGGCCGCTCGACGAGATCAACCCGTACGACACCCCCGAGCTGGCCACGGCGGCCCATCGCGCCCTCGAACTGCGCGGCGCCGAGAACGACTCCGCGCACGGCCACCTCCACCACGCCCTGGTGGCGGCCCGGCTTCGCGACGCCGACCGGGTGGCGGGAGCCCTCGGCAACGTCCTGGCAGGCGACTTCTTCCACGTCTCCCTGATGAGCGGCCACTACCCCAGCCGCCACGTCTACAACGCCGACGCGGCCCACACGCTCCCCGCGGTCCTCATCGAGATGCTCATCCAGTCCACGCCCGAGCGCCTGGTCCTCTTCCCGGCGCTCCCCACGGCCTGCCCGACCGGCCAACTGCGCGGTGTCCGCACCCGGTTCGGCGCCGAGGTCGACCTGACGTGGAGCCCCGGGGAGCGCACGGCCGTCATCCGTCCCGCCCGCACCCTGCGCATCGATCTCAGGACTTCCTCCGGAGCGCGACCGCTCTCCCTGCGCGCCGGAGAAGACTGCGTCCTCAGCCTGGGGCCGCAGTAG